Proteins from a single region of Choloepus didactylus isolate mChoDid1 chromosome 10, mChoDid1.pri, whole genome shotgun sequence:
- the ANP32B gene encoding acidic leucine-rich nuclear phosphoprotein 32 family member B translates to MDMKRRIHLELRNRTPAAVRELVLDNCKSNDGKIEGLTAEFVNLEFLSLINVGLISVSNLPKLPKLKKLELSDNRIFGGLDMLAEKLPNLTHLNLSGNKLKDISTLEPLKKLDCLKSLDLFNCEVTNLNDYRESVFRLLPQLTYLDGYDREDREAPDSDAEVDGVDEEEDDEEGEDEEDEEDEDGEDEEFDDEEDEDEDEDAEGEEDEDEVSGEEEDFGHDREVDEDEDEDEDEDEEEEESGKGEKRKRETDDEGEDD, encoded by the exons ATGGACATGAAGAGGAGGATCCACCTGGAGCTGAGGAACCGGACCCCAGCGGCG GTTCGAGAACTTGTCCTGGACAATTGCAAATCAAATGATGGGAAAATTGAGGGTTTAACAGCTGAATTTGTGAACTTGGAGTTCCTCAGCTTAATAAATGTAGGCTTGATTTCAGTTTCAAATCTCCCCAAACTACCTAAGTTGAAAAAG cttgaGCTCAGTGACAATAGAATCTTTGGAGGTCTGGACATGTTAGCAGAAAAACTTCCAAATCTCACACATCTAAATTTAAGTGGAAATAAACTGAAAGATATCAGCACCTTGGAACCTTTG AAAAAGCTGGATTGTCTGAAGAGCCTGGACCTGTTCAACTGTGAGGTCACCAACCTGAACGACTACCGCGAGAGCGTCTTCAGGCTCCTGCCCCAGCTGACCTACCTGGACGGCTATGACCGAGAGGACCGGGAAGCCCCCGACTCCGACGCCGAGGTGGATGGTGTGGACGAAGAAGAGGATGACGAAG AAGGAGAAGATGAGGAGGACGAGGAGGATGAGGATGGTGAGGATGAAGAATTTGACGATGAAGAGGATGAAGATGAAGACGAAGATGCAGAAGGGGAGGAAGATGAAGACGAAGTCAGCGGGGAG GAGGAAGATTTTGGCCACGACAGAGAAGTCGATGAAGACGAAGACGaggatgaagatgaagatgaag AGGAGGAAGAAAGCGGGAAGGgcgaaaagaggaagagagaaacagatgATGAAGGAGAAGACGATTAA